The DNA sequence TTCCGGTCAGCCCGTGTTCGCCCCCTGCGAAACAATCGCAAATCCTCTGACCCTGGGTGCTGCGAAAGCAATCGCGCAAGTAATGTCGGCGGACTACCTGAGCCTGCAAATCACGCGCATGCAGACTTCAATCCACGGCGACCCCGAATTGGCAATTGGCACCGCGAAGGAGCTAATCGAAACGTGCTGCAAGACGATCCTTCGCGAGAGAAGCAAACCGTTTGAGGACACTTGGGAAGTCCCGAAATTGGTCCGTGCCACGCTCGAGGTGCTAAATTTGGTCCCGGACAATTTTCCGAAGGAAAAAGAGGCGTCAGATTCGATTCGTAAGACGCTGGGGAACCTCGCCCAATTGGCCCAAGGCGCAGCCGAACTCCGCAAAATCTACGGAACTGGACACGGAAAGGATGCTTCGACAACTCCACCGCATCCTCATCTCGCTCGACTTGCGGTAGGAGCAGCATCGACCCTTGCGGTCTTTCTATTCGAAAGGCATAGATTGGAAGCTTTGTAGATGGGGATGGAAGCCCAAGACCTACAACTTGCCGTTCAAGTAGCCCGCTCCGGCATCGCCGCCGGCCAGACACCCTTCGGTGCCGTTATCGCCACGGCCGGGGGTGAGGTTATCGTTGAGGCCCACAACGAGGTTCGCCTTTCGGGCGACATCACCGCCCACGCGGAGATCGTGGCCATCCGCCGTGCGTGCCAGAATCTTGGCACGATCGACCTCTCCGGGCACGTGATCGCCACGACGTGCGAGCCGTGCCCGATGTGCGCCGCGGCCATCCACTGGGCCCGGCTCGATGCCGTCATCTACGGAGCCACCATCGCCGACGCGGCGGCTGCGGGGTTCAACGAATTGTCCGTGTCCATCCACGACCTCTACGCCAAGGGCGGCAGCGGGGTGAAGATCATCGAGGGCGTGGCCCGCGAGGAGTGCCGGACCCTGTTCGAGGAATGGAAGCGCGGCCCGAACCCGAAGCCGTATTAGGTCAGGGGAAGCCCGCCCGCTCAGCGACACTATTTGTCCACCTGTGGCAACAGGGATTCGGCCAGCCTTATGCGATTCCCGTCCGGGTCCTCAAAGTCAGCGAGCTTGACCTTCTCGGGAACGATCTTGGTCTCACCCAGGAAATGAACGCCGCGCGATTCGAGCAGCTTTCGAGCGGCGTCGACGTTCTTGACGCCGATGTTCAGGGAAATGGAACCGCTGCCTTTGACTTCGCCGCCCGCTCCGAGCCCGACGGCCACGCCCGGGATCCCGAATGTCATTTCCGCCCAATCGAGGTCATCCCGACGTACGCGAATGTCAAAGTCCAACACCTCGTGATAGAACTTCACCGCCCGGTCGAGATCGGAGACCCGCATCTGCACGAGCAGCGTGTGGCGATATCCCAGACCCGAGCGCGCCTGCTCGGCGGCCCGCGACGAGCTTCCCATCGCCCATCCCGCTGCGACAACGGTGATCCCCCCGATGCCCAATGCTGCTATCGCGCTTTTCTTCATTTTTGCACTCTCCCGCAAGAACCGACCCGAGGACGAAGAGCGTATACTCTGTCTTTTCCGGAACTCGCCAACAAGGCCCAAATCTAATAATGTCCTCACAGGCGGCTTTTATTCTAAAAAGTCGCCCAAAATCTGGAATTCGCATGGTTGCTTCCGAGGATTGGCATTGGCAGTAGGTTCAGCAGTGGTTCAATCAGTGTCACTCGAAATCAGCAGACTTGTCCCCTGGATCGACTGGTCCTTCTCGCGCTCGTCCGGGCCGGGGGGGCAGAACGTCAACAAGGTCAGCACGCGGGTCACGCTGCTGTTCGA is a window from the Phycisphaerae bacterium genome containing:
- a CDS encoding abortive infection family protein, giving the protein MKVDEQRISEVTRRRIFDQLALERIPWSGRLNEPDFLARLYNLKGMGSTDHRFGDAYGDIWQHRVRNLDWEPDWVFTDRRFDLLRCPDERVLRFLCETMHPVVQPDEGVVGRLLGIFNDALANDGFQIVETTQISGQPVFAPCETIANPLTLGAAKAIAQVMSADYLSLQITRMQTSIHGDPELAIGTAKELIETCCKTILRERSKPFEDTWEVPKLVRATLEVLNLVPDNFPKEKEASDSIRKTLGNLAQLAQGAAELRKIYGTGHGKDASTTPPHPHLARLAVGAASTLAVFLFERHRLEAL
- a CDS encoding nucleoside deaminase, producing MEAQDLQLAVQVARSGIAAGQTPFGAVIATAGGEVIVEAHNEVRLSGDITAHAEIVAIRRACQNLGTIDLSGHVIATTCEPCPMCAAAIHWARLDAVIYGATIADAAAAGFNELSVSIHDLYAKGGSGVKIIEGVAREECRTLFEEWKRGPNPKPY
- a CDS encoding VOC family protein, encoding MKKSAIAALGIGGITVVAAGWAMGSSSRAAEQARSGLGYRHTLLVQMRVSDLDRAVKFYHEVLDFDIRVRRDDLDWAEMTFGIPGVAVGLGAGGEVKGSGSISLNIGVKNVDAARKLLESRGVHFLGETKIVPEKVKLADFEDPDGNRIRLAESLLPQVDK
- the arfB gene encoding aminoacyl-tRNA hydrolase, translated to MPNAAIALFFIFALSRKNRPEDEERILCLFRNSPTRPKSNNVLTGGFYSKKSPKIWNSHGCFRGLALAVGSAVVQSVSLEISRLVPWIDWSFSRSSGPGGQNVNKVSTRVTLLFDFEACSLLDDAAKRRIRRRLSTRLSSDGRLRVVASRERTQARNRGAAEARLVELLEAALSRRKPRIATKPTGASKRRRIEEKKRTGLRKRERQSRPEIS